In Streptomyces violaceusniger Tu 4113, one DNA window encodes the following:
- a CDS encoding multifunctional oxoglutarate decarboxylase/oxoglutarate dehydrogenase thiamine pyrophosphate-binding subunit/dihydrolipoyllysine-residue succinyltransferase subunit — MSPQSPNTSSVSTDEQDGQGSNPAAAFGPNEWLVDEIYQQYLQDPNSVDRAWWDFFADYKPGQDTGSAVAKPPQGVAASAAPAAPAQPAEAKPAVPAAKPAEAKPAAAAPAAPKPAPAQPAAPAAKAAPTAPAAPAKPAPVKPTPAEPTVSKKEPAGPSVGPELVTLRGPSAAVAKNMNASLELPTATSVRAVPVKLLFDNRIVINNHLKRARGGKVSFTHLIGYAMVQALKAMPSMNNSFTEKDGKPTLVKPEHINLGLAIDLVKPNGDRQLVVAAIKKAETLNFFEFWQAYEDIVRRARSGKLTMDDFTGVTASLTNPGGIGTVHSVPRLMPGQGLIVGVGAMEYPAEFQGTSQDTLNKLGISKVMTLTSTYDHRVIQGAASGEFLRIMNQLLLGENDFFDEIFKALRIPYEPVRWLKDIDVSHDDDVTKAARVFDLIHSYRVRGHVMADTDPLEYRQRKHPDLDIIEHGLTLWDLEREFAVGGFAGKTMMKLRDILGVLRDSYCRTTGIEFMHIQDPKQRKWIQDRVERNHDKPEREEQLRILRRLNAAEAFETFLQTKYVGQKRFSLEGGESVIPLLDAVLDAAAESRLDEVVVGMAHRGRLNVLANIVGKSYAQIFREFEGNLDPKSMHGSGDVKYHLGAEGTFTGLDGEQIKVSLAANPSHLEAVDPVLEGVVRAKQDIIGKAGTDFTVLPVALHGDAAFAGQGVVAETLNMSQLRGYRTGGTVHIVINNQVGFTAAPAASRSSMYATDVARMIEAPIFHVNGDDPEAVVRVARLAFEFRQAFNKDVVIDLICYRRRGHNETDNPGFTQPLMYDLIDKKRSVRKLYTESLIGRGDITLEEAEQALQDFQGQLEKVFTEVRDAVSAPAPAEVPEPQAEFPVTVQTAVSQEVVKRIAESQVNTPDRITVHPRLFPQLQRRAAMIEDDSIDWGMGETLAIGSLLMEGTPVRLAGQDSRRGTFGQRHAVLVDRETGDDYTPLLYLTEDQARYNIYDSLLSEYAAMGFEYGYSLARPNALVMWEAQFGDFVNGAQTIVDEFISSAEQKWGQTSGVTLLLPHGYEGQGPDHSSARIERFLQLCAQNNMTVAAPTLPSNYFHLLRWQVHNPHHKPLVVFTPKSMLRLKAAASRTDEFLNGSFRPVIGDETVDPAAVRKVVFCSGKVYYDVAAERDKRGANDTAIIRLERLYPLPGTELQAEIAKYSGVEKFVWAQEEPANQGAWPFVALNLIDHLELSVGADVPAAERLVRVSRPHSSSPAVGSNKRHQSEQQALVNEIFEI; from the coding sequence GTGTCGCCACAGTCCCCCAACACCTCGAGCGTCTCGACCGATGAACAGGACGGGCAGGGAAGTAACCCTGCCGCTGCCTTCGGCCCCAATGAGTGGCTCGTCGACGAGATCTACCAGCAGTACCTCCAGGACCCGAACTCGGTCGACCGAGCCTGGTGGGACTTCTTCGCCGACTACAAGCCGGGTCAGGACACCGGCTCCGCGGTGGCCAAGCCACCACAGGGAGTAGCCGCGAGCGCCGCCCCGGCGGCTCCGGCCCAGCCGGCGGAGGCCAAGCCCGCCGTCCCGGCCGCGAAGCCCGCCGAGGCCAAGCCCGCCGCGGCGGCCCCGGCCGCCCCGAAGCCCGCACCGGCGCAGCCCGCGGCCCCCGCCGCGAAGGCCGCCCCGACGGCTCCGGCGGCCCCGGCCAAGCCCGCTCCGGTCAAGCCGACTCCGGCCGAGCCGACGGTCTCCAAGAAGGAGCCCGCCGGGCCGTCCGTCGGCCCCGAGCTGGTCACGCTGCGCGGCCCCTCCGCCGCCGTGGCGAAGAACATGAACGCGTCGCTGGAGCTGCCGACGGCCACCTCGGTCCGCGCGGTCCCGGTCAAGCTGCTGTTCGACAACCGCATCGTCATCAACAACCACCTCAAGCGCGCCCGCGGCGGCAAGGTGTCCTTCACGCACCTGATCGGCTACGCCATGGTGCAGGCGCTGAAGGCGATGCCCTCGATGAACAATTCGTTCACCGAGAAGGACGGCAAGCCGACCCTGGTCAAGCCCGAGCACATCAACCTCGGTCTCGCCATCGACCTGGTCAAGCCCAACGGTGACCGCCAGCTCGTCGTGGCCGCGATCAAGAAGGCCGAGACGCTCAACTTCTTCGAGTTCTGGCAGGCGTACGAGGACATCGTGCGCCGCGCCCGCTCGGGCAAGCTGACGATGGACGACTTCACCGGCGTGACGGCCTCCCTGACCAACCCCGGCGGCATCGGCACCGTCCACTCGGTGCCGCGGCTGATGCCCGGGCAGGGCCTGATCGTCGGCGTCGGTGCCATGGAGTACCCCGCCGAGTTCCAGGGCACCTCCCAGGACACCCTGAACAAGCTGGGCATCTCCAAGGTCATGACGCTGACCAGCACCTATGACCACCGGGTGATCCAGGGCGCCGCCTCCGGCGAGTTCCTGCGGATCATGAACCAACTGCTGCTCGGCGAGAACGACTTCTTCGACGAGATCTTCAAGGCGCTGCGGATCCCCTACGAGCCGGTCCGCTGGCTCAAGGACATCGACGTCAGCCACGACGACGACGTCACCAAGGCGGCGCGGGTCTTCGACCTGATCCACTCCTACCGGGTCCGCGGCCATGTCATGGCCGACACCGACCCGCTGGAGTACCGCCAGCGCAAGCACCCCGACCTGGACATCATCGAGCACGGGCTCACCCTGTGGGACCTGGAGCGCGAGTTCGCGGTCGGCGGCTTCGCGGGCAAGACCATGATGAAGCTGCGCGACATCCTGGGCGTGCTGCGCGACTCGTACTGCCGCACCACCGGCATCGAGTTCATGCACATCCAGGACCCCAAGCAGCGCAAGTGGATCCAGGACCGCGTCGAGCGCAACCACGACAAGCCGGAGCGCGAGGAGCAGTTGCGCATCCTGCGGCGGCTCAACGCGGCCGAGGCGTTCGAGACCTTCCTCCAGACCAAGTACGTCGGCCAGAAGCGGTTCTCCCTGGAGGGCGGCGAGTCCGTCATCCCGCTGCTGGACGCGGTGCTGGACGCGGCCGCCGAGTCGCGGCTGGACGAGGTCGTCGTCGGCATGGCCCACCGCGGCCGGCTGAACGTGCTCGCCAACATCGTCGGCAAGTCGTACGCGCAGATCTTCCGCGAGTTCGAGGGCAACCTCGACCCGAAGTCCATGCACGGCTCCGGTGACGTCAAGTACCACCTGGGCGCCGAGGGCACCTTCACCGGTCTGGACGGCGAGCAGATCAAGGTCTCGCTCGCCGCGAACCCCTCCCACCTGGAGGCCGTGGACCCGGTCCTGGAGGGCGTCGTCCGCGCCAAGCAGGACATCATCGGCAAGGCCGGCACCGACTTCACGGTGCTGCCCGTCGCCCTCCACGGCGACGCGGCCTTCGCGGGCCAGGGTGTGGTCGCCGAGACGCTGAACATGTCGCAGCTTCGCGGCTACCGCACCGGCGGCACCGTGCACATCGTGATCAACAACCAGGTCGGCTTCACCGCCGCCCCGGCCGCGTCCCGCTCCTCGATGTACGCCACGGACGTCGCGCGCATGATCGAGGCGCCGATCTTCCATGTGAACGGCGACGACCCGGAGGCCGTCGTGCGCGTCGCGCGGCTCGCCTTCGAGTTCCGCCAGGCGTTCAACAAGGACGTGGTCATCGACCTGATCTGCTACCGCCGCCGCGGCCACAACGAGACCGACAACCCCGGTTTCACCCAGCCGCTGATGTACGACCTGATCGACAAGAAGCGCTCGGTGCGCAAGCTCTACACCGAGTCGCTGATCGGGCGCGGCGACATCACGCTGGAAGAGGCCGAGCAGGCGCTGCAGGACTTCCAGGGCCAGTTGGAGAAGGTCTTCACCGAGGTCCGCGACGCGGTCTCGGCCCCGGCTCCGGCCGAGGTCCCCGAGCCGCAGGCGGAGTTCCCGGTCACGGTCCAGACGGCCGTCTCCCAGGAGGTCGTCAAGCGGATCGCCGAGTCCCAGGTGAACACCCCCGACCGGATCACCGTCCACCCGCGGCTGTTCCCGCAGCTCCAGCGGCGCGCGGCGATGATCGAGGACGACTCGATCGACTGGGGCATGGGCGAGACCCTCGCCATCGGCTCGCTGCTGATGGAGGGCACCCCGGTCCGGCTCGCCGGCCAGGACTCCCGCCGCGGCACCTTCGGCCAGCGCCACGCGGTGCTGGTGGACCGCGAGACCGGCGACGACTACACCCCGCTGCTGTACCTCACCGAGGACCAGGCGCGGTACAACATCTACGACTCGCTGCTCAGCGAGTACGCGGCGATGGGCTTCGAGTACGGCTACTCGCTGGCCCGTCCGAACGCGCTGGTCATGTGGGAAGCGCAGTTCGGTGACTTCGTCAACGGCGCGCAGACCATCGTGGACGAGTTCATCTCGTCGGCCGAGCAGAAGTGGGGCCAGACCTCTGGTGTCACGCTGCTGCTGCCGCACGGTTACGAGGGCCAGGGGCCGGACCACTCGTCGGCCCGTATCGAGCGCTTCCTCCAGCTCTGCGCGCAGAACAACATGACGGTCGCCGCGCCGACGCTGCCGTCGAACTACTTCCACCTGCTGCGCTGGCAGGTCCACAACCCGCACCACAAGCCGCTGGTCGTCTTCACCCCGAAGTCGATGCTGCGTCTGAAGGCCGCGGCGTCGAGGACCGACGAGTTCCTCAACGGCTCCTTCCGTCCGGTGATCGGCGACGAGACGGTCGACCCGGCCGCGGTGCGCAAGGTGGTCTTCTGCTCCGGCAAGGTCTACTACGACGTGGCCGCGGAGCGGGACAAGCGCGGTGCGAACGACACGGCGATCATCCGCCTGGAGCGGCTGTACCCGCTGCCGGGTACGGAGCTGCAGGCCGAGATCGCCAAGTACTCGGGTGTCGAGAAGTTCGTGTGGGCGCAGGAGGAGCCGGCCAACCAGGGTGCCTGGCCGTTCGTCGCACTCAACCTGATCGACCACCTGGAGCTGTCGGTCGGCGCGGACGTCCCCGCCGCCGAGCGCCTGGTCCGGGTCTCGCGTCCGCATTCGTCCTCGCCCGCGGTGGGGTCGAACAAGCGGCACCAGTCGGAGCAGCAGGCGCTGGTGAACGAGATCTTCGAGATCTGA
- a CDS encoding HAMP domain-containing sensor histidine kinase, producing MYVDPRGRRALSRATWARIWEALRPFDPYRSVKAALGALVIGSVIITTWLVFAAVHSDTELRVITIFSIIASLLITQFVAHGLTAPLDEMTEVTRAMANGDYTRRVEAAVRRDEFGDLATAFNRMAADLEAVDTHRKELVANVSHELRTPIAGLRAVLENVVDGVSEADPETMRVALRQTQRLGRLVDQLLDLSRLDNGVVPLHARRFEVWPYLAGILKEASMAKGAESQSGAHTRTDVHLNLDVSPPELTAHADAERLHQVMANLIDNAVKHSPAHGRVTVRARRGEAGPESLELEVLDEGPGIPEAERHRVFERFNRGGLSPDSSANGGRRRPGPVSDGGTGLGLAIARWAVDLHGGRIGVAESPRGCRIKVSLPGPAPESKPATP from the coding sequence ATGTACGTGGACCCCAGGGGCCGGCGGGCGTTGTCCCGCGCCACCTGGGCCCGGATCTGGGAGGCGCTGCGGCCCTTCGACCCGTACCGCTCGGTCAAGGCGGCGCTGGGGGCGCTGGTCATCGGCTCGGTGATCATCACCACGTGGCTGGTCTTCGCGGCGGTGCACTCCGATACCGAGCTGCGCGTGATCACCATCTTCTCGATCATCGCCTCGCTGCTGATCACCCAGTTCGTGGCACACGGGCTGACCGCCCCGCTGGACGAGATGACCGAGGTCACCCGGGCGATGGCGAACGGCGACTACACCCGGCGGGTGGAGGCGGCGGTGCGCCGGGACGAGTTCGGCGACCTGGCGACCGCGTTCAACCGGATGGCGGCCGACCTGGAGGCGGTGGACACCCACCGCAAGGAGCTGGTCGCCAACGTCTCGCATGAGCTGCGCACCCCCATCGCGGGCCTGCGCGCCGTGCTGGAGAACGTGGTGGACGGGGTCTCGGAGGCCGATCCGGAGACCATGCGGGTCGCGCTGCGGCAGACCCAGCGCCTGGGCCGCCTGGTGGATCAGCTACTCGATCTCTCCCGCCTCGACAACGGGGTGGTGCCGCTGCACGCCCGGCGGTTCGAGGTCTGGCCGTATCTGGCCGGAATCCTCAAGGAGGCGAGCATGGCCAAGGGCGCGGAGTCCCAGTCGGGCGCGCACACCCGTACGGACGTCCATCTCAATCTGGACGTCTCGCCGCCCGAGCTGACCGCCCACGCCGACGCCGAACGGCTGCACCAGGTGATGGCGAACCTCATCGACAACGCGGTGAAGCACAGCCCGGCGCACGGCCGGGTGACCGTGCGCGCCCGGCGCGGTGAGGCCGGCCCGGAGAGCCTGGAGCTGGAGGTGCTGGACGAGGGTCCCGGCATCCCGGAGGCGGAGCGGCACCGGGTCTTCGAGCGGTTCAACCGGGGCGGGCTCTCCCCCGACAGCTCGGCGAACGGGGGCCGGCGCCGCCCGGGCCCGGTCAGCGACGGCGGCACCGGTCTGGGGCTGGCGATCGCGCGCTGGGCGGTGGACCTGCACGGCGGGCGGATAGGCGTGGCGGAGTCCCCGCGCGGCTGCCGGATCAAGGTCAGCCTCCCCGGACCGGCCCCGGAATCCAAACCGGCCACCCCCTGA
- a CDS encoding response regulator transcription factor encodes MEQTHNGHNGTATTTPGAQRRVLVVEDDPTIVDAIAARLRAEGFQVQTAGDGPAAVDTAEAWQPDLLVLDVMLPGFDGLEVCRRVQARRPVPVLMLTARDDETDMLVGLGVGADDYMTKPFSMRELAARVHVLLRRVERAALAAHTPRSGILRLGELEIDHAQRRVRVRGSDVHLTPTEFDLLVCLANTPRAVLSREQLLAEVWDWADASGTRTVDSHIKALRRKIGAERIRTVHGVGYALETPAA; translated from the coding sequence ATGGAGCAGACTCATAACGGTCACAACGGGACCGCCACGACCACCCCTGGCGCACAGCGCCGGGTCCTCGTCGTCGAGGACGATCCGACCATAGTGGACGCCATCGCGGCCCGGCTGCGTGCCGAGGGGTTCCAGGTCCAGACGGCGGGAGACGGTCCGGCGGCGGTCGACACGGCCGAGGCGTGGCAGCCCGATCTGCTGGTCCTCGACGTGATGCTGCCGGGCTTCGACGGTCTGGAGGTCTGTCGCCGGGTGCAGGCCCGCCGTCCGGTGCCCGTGCTGATGCTGACCGCGCGCGATGACGAGACCGACATGCTGGTGGGGCTCGGGGTCGGCGCCGACGACTACATGACCAAGCCGTTCTCCATGCGCGAACTGGCCGCGCGGGTGCATGTGCTGCTGCGGCGGGTGGAGCGGGCGGCGCTGGCCGCCCACACCCCGCGCAGCGGGATCCTGCGCCTGGGCGAGCTGGAGATCGACCACGCCCAGCGCCGGGTGCGGGTGCGCGGTTCGGATGTGCATCTGACCCCGACCGAGTTCGATCTGCTGGTCTGCCTGGCCAACACCCCGCGCGCGGTGCTCTCGCGTGAGCAGTTGCTGGCCGAGGTGTGGGACTGGGCGGACGCCTCGGGCACCCGCACCGTGGACAGCCATATCAAGGCGCTGCGGCGGAAGATCGGCGCGGAGCGGATCCGTACGGTGCACGGCGTCGGTTACGCCCTGGAGACCCCGGCGGCATGA